A stretch of the SAR86 cluster bacterium genome encodes the following:
- the tpiA gene encoding triose-phosphate isomerase, giving the protein MIIANWKMNGTRRSVATWIEAVSNNVNIKNINPCIFCPPTCYLEYARRLIHENGSSIEIGSQIVNHSFEDESLTGGISSRMLKDLGIKYVLVGHSEQRNFLKESKNVITKKIEEALDDELSVIYCIGEDIDTKNKNETHLFLSEQLDVLGQLQSSHEDKLRSITVAYEPIWAIGSGLNAEKDYIEETHQFIKKYINDELGWSHLDIYPAVLYGGSVNLDNCEEIISSNGVDGLLIGGASLNPETFYKIYNLG; this is encoded by the coding sequence ATGATCATTGCAAATTGGAAAATGAACGGTACGCGGCGATCGGTGGCAACTTGGATTGAGGCAGTCTCTAATAACGTCAATATAAAAAACATAAATCCTTGTATTTTTTGCCCTCCAACTTGCTATCTAGAATATGCAAGAAGATTAATTCATGAAAATGGCTCCTCCATAGAAATTGGATCACAAATTGTAAATCATAGCTTTGAGGATGAGTCTTTAACGGGTGGAATAAGTTCAAGAATGCTCAAAGATTTAGGTATTAAATATGTCCTTGTTGGCCACTCTGAACAAAGAAATTTTTTAAAGGAAAGCAAAAATGTGATAACTAAGAAAATAGAAGAAGCTTTAGATGATGAGCTGTCTGTAATTTATTGCATTGGGGAAGATATTGATACTAAAAATAAAAATGAAACTCATTTATTTTTGAGTGAGCAATTGGATGTATTGGGCCAACTACAGTCTTCCCATGAAGATAAACTTAGGTCCATTACAGTTGCTTATGAACCGATATGGGCCATTGGATCAGGACTTAATGCAGAGAAAGACTATATTGAAGAAACGCATCAATTTATAAAAAAATATATAAATGATGAACTTGGGTGGAGTCATCTAGATATTTATCCTGCAGTTCTTTACGGCGGTAGTGTAAACTTGGATAATTGTGAAGAAATAATTTCTTCAAATGGTGTTGATGGTCTTTTGATTGGAGGAGCTTCCTTAAATCCAGAAACTTTTTATAAAATATATAATCTAGGCTAA
- the glmM gene encoding phosphoglucosamine mutase, whose translation MGKLASIRNNELSVLSTLSKDRKFGTDGIRGPVTSTMNPLFVTKLGWAAGSILIEEGMSKVLIGKDTRISGYMYESALQAGFISAGMDVTLLGPLPTPGVSYLANSNNQVGLVISASHNLFEDNGIKFFNKDGQKFSAELEKRIETKLTQEMVAVESINLGKATRMNDAQGRYIEFCKSSFTDLDLNGLSILLDCANGATYSVAPKVFSELGAKVETIGSSPDGININQNCGSTNPDFLKEEIIKGTYDLGIAFDGDGDRILIVNSEGDILDGDDILYILSNNLPADSGVVGTLMTNKALEIFFNQNDIPFLRADVGDKYVLQRLLEESWVLGGEPSGHIICLDSAPTGDAIIAALNLLNAIKDNNFSVKKSLEGFKKFPQTLINLKVNNPNKIIVSDKFWSEVTRIERQLGQNGRVLIRPSGTEPLIRIMVESDKSGAAHDFCNALADLAQTI comes from the coding sequence ATGGGTAAATTAGCGTCTATAAGAAACAATGAATTGTCAGTCCTTTCTACTTTAAGTAAGGATAGAAAATTCGGTACTGACGGCATTCGTGGACCGGTAACCTCCACCATGAACCCTCTATTTGTTACCAAACTTGGATGGGCTGCAGGGTCTATTCTTATAGAAGAGGGTATGTCCAAAGTTCTTATAGGCAAAGATACAAGAATCTCTGGCTATATGTATGAATCAGCCTTACAGGCAGGTTTCATCTCTGCAGGAATGGATGTGACATTATTAGGTCCTTTGCCTACTCCAGGCGTTTCTTACTTAGCAAACTCTAATAATCAAGTAGGCTTAGTTATTAGTGCTTCACATAATCTTTTTGAAGATAATGGTATTAAGTTTTTTAATAAAGATGGTCAGAAATTTTCAGCCGAATTAGAAAAAAGGATTGAAACTAAACTTACCCAAGAAATGGTTGCAGTCGAATCAATTAATCTTGGCAAAGCCACTAGGATGAATGATGCACAGGGGCGTTATATAGAATTCTGTAAATCATCCTTCACTGACTTAGATTTAAATGGATTATCAATTCTTTTAGATTGTGCCAATGGAGCAACTTATTCAGTTGCGCCGAAAGTTTTTTCAGAACTAGGAGCAAAAGTTGAAACAATCGGTTCATCTCCTGATGGAATTAATATCAATCAAAATTGCGGCTCTACTAATCCTGATTTCTTAAAGGAAGAAATAATAAAGGGCACTTATGATCTAGGAATTGCCTTTGATGGAGATGGAGATAGGATTTTAATAGTCAACTCTGAAGGAGATATTCTTGATGGAGATGATATTTTGTATATTTTATCTAATAACCTTCCAGCTGATTCTGGAGTTGTTGGCACTTTGATGACAAATAAGGCTTTGGAAATATTTTTTAATCAAAATGATATACCTTTTTTACGTGCAGATGTCGGTGATAAATACGTTTTACAGAGATTGTTGGAGGAATCTTGGGTTCTGGGTGGAGAGCCTTCTGGTCATATAATCTGTTTAGATTCTGCTCCAACTGGCGATGCCATTATTGCTGCATTGAACCTATTAAATGCCATTAAAGATAATAACTTTTCTGTAAAAAAATCCTTGGAAGGATTTAAAAAGTTTCCTCAAACCCTAATTAATCTAAAGGTAAATAACCCTAATAAAATAATAGTCAGTGATAAATTTTGGTCAGAAGTTACACGTATAGAAAGACAACTTGGTCAGAATGGAAGAGTGCTTATAAGACCTTCTGGAACAGAGCCATTGATAAGGATCATGGTAGAGTCTGATAAATCTGGTGCAGCGCACGATTTCTGTAATGCTTTGGCAGATTTAGCTCAAACAATATGA
- the ftsH gene encoding ATP-dependent zinc metalloprotease FtsH, translating to MSELLKNLLMWLFIAITVFSVFNNFSTEQSNQELSYSEFISQVESDQVLSVEFSSDNYTLKGKTVNGESFETVRPPFLQDDLSEILSDHRVAVTGERPEEQSIFKQLLIASFPILIILAVFIFFMRQMQGGLGGKSGPMSFGKSKAKMLEGGKVKTSFADVAGVEEAKEEVQEVVDFLKDPTKFQKLGGKIPTGILMTGSPGTGKTLLAKAIAGEAGVPFFSISGSDFVEMFVGVGASRVRDMFDQAKKQAPCIVFIDEIDAVGRHRGAGMGGGHDEREQTLNQLLVEMDGFEDNQAIIIIAATNRPDVLDPALLRPGRFDRQVVVPLPDIRGREQILKVHMKKVPIAKDVDASLIARGTPGFSGADLANLVNEAALVAARTAKKLVGMEQLEFAKDKVMMGSERRSMVMSDDEKLKTAYHESGHAIVGRLLEEHDPVYKVTIIPRGRALGVTMFLPEEDKYSYSHQSILDRICGLYGGRIAEELIYGKKGVTTGASNDIERATEMAHNMVTKWGLSEKLGPIKYGDETDEPFLGRSAGASKQGISDDTAHEIDNEVKEILSECYQIAKDILTENIDALHNMSKALMDYETLDVNQIDDIMAGGKPRAPKSNEDSTPVNPEDGNTVGDTAEQN from the coding sequence ATGAGCGAACTTCTTAAAAATTTATTAATGTGGCTTTTTATAGCCATCACTGTTTTTTCTGTATTTAACAATTTTAGTACAGAGCAATCTAATCAAGAATTATCTTATTCTGAATTCATATCACAGGTAGAAAGTGATCAAGTGCTGAGCGTTGAGTTTTCATCAGATAATTACACTCTCAAAGGCAAGACTGTAAATGGTGAATCTTTCGAGACAGTCAGGCCGCCTTTCTTACAAGATGATTTGAGTGAAATACTGAGCGATCATAGAGTTGCTGTGACGGGTGAAAGACCAGAAGAGCAATCCATATTTAAACAACTGCTTATTGCTAGTTTCCCGATTCTTATTATATTGGCCGTCTTCATATTTTTCATGAGGCAGATGCAAGGTGGTTTAGGTGGAAAGTCTGGTCCAATGAGCTTTGGCAAGAGTAAAGCAAAAATGCTTGAAGGAGGTAAAGTTAAAACTTCTTTCGCTGACGTAGCAGGTGTTGAAGAAGCTAAAGAAGAAGTACAAGAGGTTGTGGACTTCCTGAAGGATCCGACAAAATTTCAAAAATTAGGAGGAAAAATCCCAACTGGAATTCTGATGACTGGCTCACCGGGAACTGGTAAAACTCTCTTAGCTAAGGCGATTGCTGGTGAAGCTGGTGTTCCCTTCTTTAGTATATCTGGTTCAGACTTTGTAGAAATGTTTGTGGGAGTTGGTGCGTCAAGAGTAAGAGATATGTTTGATCAAGCCAAAAAACAAGCTCCTTGTATTGTCTTTATTGACGAAATAGACGCTGTAGGAAGACATAGAGGGGCTGGAATGGGTGGAGGTCACGACGAAAGAGAGCAAACACTCAATCAACTTTTAGTAGAAATGGATGGCTTTGAAGATAACCAAGCGATAATTATAATTGCTGCAACTAACAGACCAGATGTTCTCGATCCTGCACTTCTGAGACCAGGAAGATTCGATAGACAAGTTGTAGTTCCTCTTCCAGATATCAGAGGTAGAGAACAGATTTTAAAAGTTCATATGAAAAAAGTACCCATAGCAAAGGACGTCGATGCTTCCCTGATAGCAAGAGGAACTCCAGGATTCTCCGGTGCTGACCTAGCAAACTTGGTTAATGAAGCTGCTTTAGTTGCCGCTAGAACAGCTAAAAAGCTCGTAGGCATGGAACAGCTAGAATTTGCCAAAGATAAAGTTATGATGGGAAGTGAAAGAAGGTCAATGGTCATGTCTGATGATGAAAAGCTCAAAACTGCATATCATGAATCAGGTCACGCAATTGTCGGTAGATTACTGGAAGAGCATGATCCAGTATATAAAGTAACAATTATTCCAAGAGGTAGGGCCTTAGGAGTTACCATGTTTTTACCCGAAGAAGACAAGTATAGCTATAGCCATCAAAGTATTCTCGATAGAATCTGTGGCCTTTATGGTGGAAGAATAGCCGAAGAACTAATTTATGGAAAAAAAGGTGTGACTACTGGGGCATCAAATGATATTGAAAGAGCAACAGAAATGGCTCATAACATGGTTACGAAGTGGGGACTTTCTGAAAAACTTGGACCTATAAAATACGGTGATGAAACTGATGAGCCTTTTTTAGGTAGGTCTGCTGGCGCATCAAAACAAGGTATATCTGATGACACTGCTCATGAAATTGATAATGAGGTTAAAGAAATCTTATCTGAGTGTTACCAGATTGCAAAAGATATTCTCACTGAGAATATCGACGCTCTTCATAACATGTCCAAGGCATTAATGGATTATGAAACTTTAGATGTTAATCAGATTGACGATATCATGGCGGGAGGAAAACCTAGAGCACCAAAATCAAATGAAGATTCCACTCCAGTTAATCCTGAAGATGGCAATACCGTAGGTGATACAGCCGAACAAAATTAA
- a CDS encoding RlmE family RNA methyltransferase, translating into MSIKSNYRDGDFFSKKSKKEGYRSRASYKLKEILTTDFSIRKGQSVFDLGSYPGSWSQVAYEFVGPTGKVVAIDIQEMKLQNCFFIHKSIEEIHESDFEEISEFVPFDLVLSDMAPNISGIRERDNALMVGLVNSTLSVIDNFLKIKGSVLIKVFQGESLDYTRDALKKRFNKVKISKPKASRPNSREIYIIGKELKKS; encoded by the coding sequence GTGTCAATTAAATCAAATTATCGAGATGGAGATTTTTTTTCAAAAAAATCTAAAAAAGAAGGCTACAGATCAAGAGCCTCTTACAAGTTAAAAGAGATACTTACAACTGATTTTAGTATAAGAAAAGGCCAGTCAGTTTTTGATCTCGGTTCATACCCTGGTAGTTGGTCGCAAGTAGCTTACGAGTTTGTGGGTCCGACAGGGAAAGTAGTGGCAATTGATATACAAGAAATGAAATTACAAAACTGCTTCTTCATTCACAAGTCGATTGAAGAAATTCATGAAAGTGACTTTGAAGAAATTTCTGAATTTGTTCCATTTGATCTTGTTTTATCGGACATGGCCCCCAATATAAGTGGTATTAGAGAAAGAGATAATGCTTTGATGGTAGGTTTAGTAAACAGCACCCTATCAGTAATTGATAACTTTTTAAAAATTAAAGGTTCAGTATTAATAAAGGTATTCCAAGGAGAAAGTTTGGATTATACTAGGGATGCCCTCAAAAAAAGATTCAATAAAGTAAAAATTTCTAAACCTAAAGCGTCTAGACCAAACTCTAGGGAAATTTATATAATTGGAAAGGAATTAAAAAAATCATGA
- the greA gene encoding transcription elongation factor GreA yields MTKEGEVLLREELKKLKSEDRPRIIDAIASAREFGDLKENAEYHAAKEEQSLAEARIRDIESKLSSAQVIDVTTIESSDKVIFGTTVKVYNSNLEKSLTYKIVGEDEADASAGKISFASPLAKKLIGKFEGDLIKLETPGGLTEYEIEKVEYL; encoded by the coding sequence ATTACAAAAGAAGGAGAAGTTCTTTTACGAGAAGAGCTGAAAAAACTTAAATCGGAAGATAGGCCTAGAATAATTGATGCTATAGCCTCGGCTAGAGAATTCGGCGATTTAAAAGAAAATGCAGAATATCATGCTGCAAAGGAAGAACAGAGTTTAGCTGAAGCCAGAATTCGCGATATTGAATCAAAACTCTCCAGTGCCCAAGTAATTGATGTCACAACCATCGAATCTTCGGATAAAGTAATATTCGGAACTACAGTAAAAGTTTATAACTCCAATTTAGAAAAATCACTTACTTATAAAATTGTCGGAGAGGACGAAGCAGATGCTAGTGCCGGTAAAATTTCGTTTGCTTCACCCTTGGCAAAAAAATTAATTGGAAAGTTCGAAGGAGATCTAATCAAATTAGAAACTCCAGGCGGACTTACTGAATATGAGATTGAGAAAGTAGAATATCTTTGA
- the carB gene encoding carbamoyl-phosphate synthase large subunit, protein MPRRKDINSILIIGAGPIVIGQACEFDYSGAQACKALKEDGYRVILINSNPATIMTDPSMSDATYIEPIHWETIEKIIEKEKPDALLPTMGGQTALNAALDLDSRGILKKHSVEMIGATKEAIDKAEDRELFAACMEKIGLKVPESGLAHNNEEAHILLERIGFPCVLRPNFTMGGSGGGIAYNIEEFDEICKRGLELSPTSEIFIDKFLGGWKEYEMEVVRDKNDNCIIVCSIENLDPMGVHTGDSITVAPSQTLTDKEYQIMRNASIDILREIGVETGGSNVQFTINPEDGEMLIIEMNPRVSRSSALASKATGFPIAKVAAKLAVGYTLDELSNDITGGVIPASFEPSIDYVVTKIPRFNFEKFIQTDPVLSTQMKSVGEVMAIGRTFQESLQKAIRGLETGRSGLDPIFNEDDEFETLKQKISIPSPDRLWFVADGFRNGLTPDEVFEYSKIDPWFLVQIKDLVDIEVSLENVSLKDLDYEQLYGLKRKGFSDSRIGELIGSSEDQVRQLRKSLNLNPVFKRVDTCAAEFESSTAYMYSTYEEECEANVTQNKKIMVLGGGPNRIGQGIEFDYCCVHAALGLREEGYETIMVNCNPETVSTDFDTSDRLYFEPITVEDVLAITDIEKPQGVIVQYGGQTPLKIAEELEKNGVPILGTSPDSIDLAEDRGRFQEFVNKHNLKQPPNGIASSVEEAMEVSEQVGFPLVVRPSYVLGGRAMEVVYKKTDLENYLVEAVQASAKSPVLLDGFLNQAVEMDIEAVCDGETVIIGGILQHIEQAGIHSGDSACSLPPYSLSEELIDEITQMVKKIAIEIGAIGLINVQLAYYNEKLYLLEVNPRASRTIPFVSKCIGRSLAKAGALCMAGISLKDQNFNTEIVPEYFSVKEAVFPFNKFLGVDPILGPEMKSTGEVMGVGSSFSEAYAKAQLGAGEIIPREGSVFLSVRDSDRPFVAELAKEFFDLGFNIIATKGTAKHINEAGIQVDIIKKVAEGRPHVVDAMKNGQVDLIVNTTEGKQSILDSASIRRTALEEKIYCTTTLEGGRAVCSVIRNKDLWSVERLQDLHDKIS, encoded by the coding sequence ATGCCTAGAAGAAAGGACATAAACTCAATTTTAATTATAGGAGCCGGTCCTATCGTAATTGGCCAGGCATGTGAATTTGATTATTCCGGAGCACAAGCTTGCAAAGCATTAAAAGAAGATGGTTATAGAGTTATTTTAATCAACTCAAATCCTGCAACAATTATGACAGATCCAAGCATGTCAGATGCCACATATATCGAACCAATTCATTGGGAGACTATTGAAAAAATAATTGAAAAAGAAAAACCAGATGCATTATTACCAACTATGGGAGGTCAAACTGCGTTAAATGCTGCTCTAGATCTAGATAGCAGGGGTATATTAAAAAAACATAGTGTTGAAATGATAGGAGCAACTAAAGAAGCAATTGATAAGGCTGAGGATAGAGAATTATTTGCAGCGTGTATGGAAAAGATTGGCTTAAAAGTTCCCGAATCTGGTTTGGCACATAATAATGAAGAGGCTCACATTCTTTTGGAAAGAATTGGTTTTCCTTGTGTATTAAGACCAAACTTCACTATGGGTGGTTCTGGTGGAGGAATTGCTTACAACATAGAAGAATTTGATGAAATTTGTAAACGAGGATTAGAACTTTCCCCAACTTCTGAAATATTTATTGATAAATTTCTTGGTGGTTGGAAAGAATATGAAATGGAAGTTGTCAGAGATAAGAATGACAATTGCATAATCGTTTGTAGCATAGAAAATCTTGATCCTATGGGAGTTCATACAGGAGACTCAATAACCGTCGCCCCCTCTCAAACTCTTACTGATAAGGAATATCAAATTATGAGAAATGCTTCCATTGATATTCTCAGGGAAATAGGAGTCGAAACTGGAGGTTCAAATGTCCAATTCACCATCAATCCAGAAGATGGTGAGATGTTAATTATTGAGATGAACCCAAGAGTTTCCAGATCTTCAGCTTTAGCCTCAAAAGCAACTGGCTTCCCGATAGCTAAGGTTGCTGCAAAACTAGCTGTTGGCTATACATTAGATGAATTGAGTAATGATATTACTGGTGGTGTTATACCGGCGTCTTTTGAACCTTCTATAGACTATGTTGTGACCAAGATTCCCAGATTTAACTTTGAAAAGTTTATCCAAACAGATCCAGTCTTATCAACACAAATGAAATCTGTAGGAGAAGTAATGGCTATTGGTAGGACATTTCAAGAGTCGCTCCAAAAAGCTATCAGAGGTCTAGAGACCGGACGCAGCGGTCTTGATCCAATTTTTAATGAGGATGATGAATTTGAGACTCTTAAGCAAAAAATAAGCATACCTAGCCCCGATAGACTTTGGTTTGTAGCAGATGGATTTAGGAATGGTTTAACACCCGACGAGGTATTTGAATATTCTAAGATTGATCCCTGGTTTTTGGTTCAAATTAAAGACCTCGTAGATATAGAAGTTAGTCTTGAGAATGTTTCCTTAAAAGATTTAGACTATGAGCAATTATACGGTTTAAAGAGAAAAGGTTTCTCTGATTCAAGAATCGGTGAATTAATTGGAAGTTCAGAAGACCAAGTTAGGCAACTTAGAAAATCATTAAATCTAAATCCTGTATTTAAAAGAGTTGATACATGTGCTGCTGAGTTTGAATCTTCAACTGCCTATATGTACTCAACATATGAGGAAGAATGTGAAGCTAATGTGACTCAAAATAAAAAAATTATGGTCTTGGGAGGAGGTCCTAATAGGATAGGGCAAGGTATAGAGTTTGATTACTGTTGCGTACATGCTGCTCTTGGCTTGAGAGAAGAAGGATACGAAACAATAATGGTCAATTGTAACCCTGAAACAGTTTCAACTGATTTTGATACATCAGATAGATTATATTTTGAGCCAATAACAGTCGAAGATGTTCTTGCCATTACGGATATCGAAAAACCCCAGGGTGTTATTGTTCAATATGGGGGACAAACGCCTTTGAAGATAGCGGAAGAGCTTGAAAAGAACGGTGTTCCAATTTTGGGTACATCTCCTGATTCAATTGATCTGGCTGAAGATAGAGGGAGATTCCAAGAATTTGTAAATAAACATAACTTGAAACAACCTCCAAATGGAATTGCTTCTAGTGTTGAGGAAGCGATGGAAGTTTCTGAACAAGTTGGTTTCCCACTTGTCGTAAGACCCTCTTATGTTCTTGGTGGAAGAGCTATGGAGGTGGTCTATAAAAAAACAGATCTAGAAAATTATCTTGTTGAAGCAGTTCAGGCAAGTGCAAAAAGTCCTGTACTTCTAGATGGATTTCTCAATCAAGCTGTAGAGATGGATATTGAAGCCGTATGTGACGGTGAAACCGTCATTATTGGGGGAATTCTCCAGCATATTGAACAGGCAGGGATACATTCTGGTGATTCTGCCTGCTCTCTACCTCCATACAGTCTATCTGAAGAGTTAATCGATGAAATTACTCAGATGGTTAAAAAGATAGCCATTGAGATTGGAGCTATAGGACTTATAAACGTTCAACTAGCTTACTACAATGAAAAGTTATATTTACTTGAAGTAAATCCCAGAGCTTCAAGAACAATTCCCTTTGTCTCGAAATGCATAGGAAGATCATTGGCCAAAGCCGGAGCATTATGCATGGCCGGTATTAGCCTCAAGGATCAAAATTTTAATACGGAAATAGTTCCAGAATATTTTTCTGTTAAAGAGGCAGTTTTTCCTTTCAATAAGTTTTTAGGCGTTGACCCAATTTTAGGACCTGAAATGAAATCGACCGGAGAAGTAATGGGAGTGGGTTCTAGTTTTTCTGAAGCCTATGCTAAGGCACAGTTAGGTGCGGGTGAGATCATTCCTAGAGAGGGATCTGTTTTTTTAAGCGTGAGGGATTCAGATAGACCTTTCGTTGCAGAACTTGCAAAGGAGTTTTTTGATTTAGGATTTAATATTATTGCTACTAAAGGTACTGCAAAACACATAAATGAAGCAGGAATACAGGTTGACATTATTAAAAAAGTAGCCGAAGGAAGACCTCATGTTGTAGATGCGATGAAAAATGGACAAGTTGACCTTATCGTCAATACCACAGAAGGGAAACAATCTATTCTTGATTCCGCCTCAATCAGAAGAACTGCCTTAGAAGAAAAGATTTATTGCACCACGACATTAGAAGGTGGACGGGCAGTTTGCTCAGTAATACGCAATAAAGACCTATGGTCGGTTGAGAGACTTCAAGACCTTCATGATAAAATCTCATAA